One Rosa chinensis cultivar Old Blush chromosome 5, RchiOBHm-V2, whole genome shotgun sequence genomic region harbors:
- the LOC112202424 gene encoding peptidyl-tRNA hydrolase, mitochondrial yields the protein MISRLSRRYFCSDAPRPWLFVGLGNPGNKYKATRHNVGFEMIDVFAQSQGIAMNRVHCKAIFGQGFVDEVPVFLAKPQTYMNLSGESTGPLAAYYKLPLNRVLVFHDDMNLPCGVLRLNPNGGHGSHSGLKSVFYNFRGNREFPRLRIGIGRPPGQMDPKAYLLQKFNATAQGRIDAALQEGVDVLKFLLSKGLNESAIRFNTEQKYKHLTTAT from the exons atgattAGTAGGTTAAGTAGGCGTTACTTTTGCTCTGATGCTCCGCGGCCGTGGCTGTTTGTGGGTTTGGGAAATCCCGGCAATAAGTACAAGGCAACCAGACACAAT GTGGGGTTTGAGATGATTGATGTTTTCGCTCAATCGCAAGGGATAGCCATGAATAGAGTCCATTGCAAAGCTATATTCGGGCAAG GTTTTGTAGATGAAGTCCCTGTTTTCCTAGCAAAGCCTCAAACGTACATGAACCTGAGTGGTGAATCG ACAGGACCGCTTGCTGCTTATTATAAGCTACCTCTCAATCGTGTGCTAGTG TTCCATGATGACATGAACTTACCGTGTGGGGTACTCCGTCTTAACCCAAATGGAGGTCATGGAAGCCACAGTGG GCTGAAGAGTGTGTTCTATAATTTTCGAGGGAACAGAGAATTTCCTCGTCTAAGAATTG GTATTGGAAGGCCTCCTGGTCAAATGGATCCAAAAGCATATCTGCTCCAAAAATTTAATGCAACAGCTCAAGGACGA ATCGACGCTGCTTTGCAAGAGGGAGTCGATGTACTGAAGTTCCTGCTGTCCAAAGGGCTGAACGAGAGTGCAATACGCTTCAACACAGAGCAAAAGTACAAGCACTTGACCACGGCAACATGA